The segment CTACCGGTTCGATAGGCGCATCAGAGCCACCAGCACAAATTAATCCTTCGTCCAATAACGTTTTCCAGGCATACGAGTAGTTCAATCTTTCTTCCCCTAAGCGCTCAATAATCCATGGGAAGTCTGTTGCCACAAAGCGTGGTTGAATATCGAGTATTAATGGAAGCTGTTTTGCCCTTTCTATCAGATCACTGGTCAAAATTTGGGCATGGATCAACCTATCCCGCTCTCCTACAGGTGCAGGATGCTTTTCTATTGCATTCAGCATATATTCAAATGCAAGATCTCCAATGGTGTGGACGGCCACCGTCATGCCATATTCCCTCGCCTTTTTAACCAGGTTTTCTAGTTGAGTCGGGGTATGAATGGCCACACCGGATGTTTCCGGGGCATCATTATATGGACGGCTCAATAGGGCTGTTCTGCCTCCTAATGCCCCATCTGCAAAAATCTTCATAGAGCCAAGGGTAATATATCCGGTTGAATCTTTATACCGATGCCCTTCTTCATGCATATCATCCACCACTTCATGATGCACCAAGAGATGAGCCCGGTATTTAAAGCCGTCCCGTTCAATTAAGTTTTGAAAGGCTCCATAAGTCTTCGTAAAACTACCATAATAGCTTAAATCCTCACTATGACTTCCAACGAGTCCAAGGCGGACGCAATCTTGTATCGAGGTCTTCAGAGCATGATAAAGGTAGTTCTCACTTGCTTTTGGTATCATTTTTTTCACTAATTCCTGTGCCTGATCAAGAAGATAGCCTGTCGGTTCCCCATTTATATCCTTAACAATCACACCACCTGGAGGATTTTCTGTAGCCTTAGTGACGCCTGCGAGTACCAGAGCCCTTGTATTGACCAAGACAGCATGCCTGCAAACCCTCGATAAAATCATAGGGTGAGAAGACGTAATTTCATCGAGTTCCGTTCTATGGAATATTTTACGGTCGACAAAATTATTCTCGTTCCATCCCTCCCCGAAAATCCATTCGCCTTCCGGAGTTTCTTGAACTTTTTTTAGGAGTGCCTCCTTAACATCTTGAGAAGAGGTATATGTGGATAGATCGAGACGAAGCAGCTTTTCCCCATGCCCTATCAGGTGCATATGGCTGTCTGTGAAGCCTGGGTACATTACTGCCCCTTTGATATCTTGTTTGTTTGCATCCGGGTATGTAGCGAAAAGATTTTCCCTGGATCCTATATTTTTAATGAGTCCATTTTCTGTATAGACGGCCTCCACCGTTTCCATTTCTGCCTTCATTGTATAGATTGTTCCACCGTACCAGATTTCTCCCATGTGATTTTTCTCCTTCTTTTTGTAAAATTACTATCAGAGTATCATTTGTTAAGGTCATGCACAAAAAAATTGCATTAAAAAAGGCAGGTTAGGTGGAGCCAAGGAATCGTGTCCCCACCAGCCTGCCTTAATTGATTTATTTTGCCCCTTGGGCTAATTCCTGCTGCCTTAATTCTATTCTTCTTATTTTACCTGAAGTGGTTTTCGGAAGTTCTGTCACATACTCAATTTTCCTTGGATATTTATATGGTGCCGTCAGTTCTTTGACATGCTCCTGAAGCAGCTTCGTCAGTTTTGCTTCCTCTTGGTCCACTCCATCCTGAAGGACGACAAACGCCTTCACCACATTCCCCCTGATTTCATCTGGACTTGCCACTACCGCACACTCACGTACCAACGGATGTTTTACTAATGCATCTTCCACTTCAAAAGGCCCAATGGTATATCCTGAGCTGATAATGATATCATCGCTTCTACCTTCAAACCAAAAATATCCGTCCTCATCCTTTTTGGCCTTGTCACCTGTAATATAGTAATCTCCTCTAAACTGTCTAGAAGTACGCTCCGGATCTTTGAAGTAGTGCTTAAATAAGGCTGGCGTCTCTACATGGACTGCAATGTCCCCTACTTCCCCGACAGCACACTCTTCTGCATCCTCATTGATTATTGTCACCCTGTTACCAGGTGTGGGTTTCCCCATCGATCCCGATTTGATCTCCATTCCCTTTAACACTCCAAGCAAAAGTGTGTTTTCAGTTTGTCCGTATCCATCCCGTACATCTACTTGGAAATGCTTGCGGAATGTCTCAATGACTTCACGGTTCAATGGTTCACCAGCTGAAACAGCACTATGAAGGTGCGGGAGCTGATAGGCATTCAAGTTATCCACTTTCGCCATTAAACGATATTCTGTTGGTGTGCAACACAGGACATTAACTTCATATTTCTCCAATAGCTTCAAATACGTGTTCGGATCGAATTTGCCATGATAGACAAATCCCGTTGCTCCTGAACCAAGTGTAGATAAGAAAGGACTCCAAATCCATTTCTGCCAGCCAGGGCTAGCTGTTGCCCAGACCACATCATTGTCTTCAATCCCCAACCAATTCTTAGATGTCGTGCGAAGGTGTGCGTAAGCCCATCCATGCGTGTGGACGACCCCTTTCGGATTACCAGTTGTTCCGGATGTATAGGATAGGAATGCCATATCATCTTTGGAAGTTGAAGCGAATTCCAGTTCATCGGATTGTTTTTCCATCGCTTCGTGAAGGTTTGTCCACCCTTTTTCTGCTATTCCTCCAACACTGAATCTTACCAGGTTGCTTACTTCTTCCAGTTTATCTGCCTGTTCCACGAACGGTTGATATGTAATGATTCCCTTCACATCTCCGTGCTCAATACGATAGGCCAAATCCTTTTCCCTTAGCATTTCAGAGCATGGAATCACAACAATTCCCGCTTTTAGCGCTCCAAGGTACACTTGATAAGAATCTATCAACCTTGGCATCATGACAAGGACTACATCCCCTTTTTTCAGTCCTTCCGAAAGTAAAGTGTTTCCAATTTTATTTGCAGCTTTCATTAACTCTTGATAAGTTACTTGTTCTTTCTCCCCTTGCTCACTTTCCCAGATCAGGGCAAGCTTTTCACTACCATTTGTGTACTTTTCCACTTCTTCAACCAGATTGTACTTTTGCGGTGCTAAAAGTTCTTCTCTTTTCATATGAAGTCATCCCCTTTGTAATAGTACTACCTCCATCTTACAAAATTTTTAAAATAATTTGAATTGTTTTGCAGGATTTTCTTAGAAAAACGGGATTTCCTATTAAAGACAAAGTAGTTCTGCGTAAGGGAGATAGGATTTTTAAGCAATGACCGAAGTTTTGCTGATCTTGTCCGAAGATTTTGGATTCAAGTCCAAAGATTCAGCATTATTGACCGAAGTTTTTTTAAGTTGTTCAAAACACATTTTTAGCCAAACCTACTCACCTCTGGTCCAAACAGTCACTTCCAATTGTCCTAACCCCCTTAAAAAAGGCAAAGAAGGTCCGAACTCATCCAAAGATTGTCCGAACGATTTTACCCATGTTTAAAATGAACAGGTTTCTTTAGTTTTGCTCGATTTTTTCAGGTTAACCAGCCCATCGATTACGATTAAACTAAAAACACCTTCATTAAAGAAGGTGCCTTAAGAGTTTACTGCTCATTCGATTTTTCAGCATGCTTTGGCTCATTACGACGTTTTCTGCCTTGTTTCTTCTGCTGTTTTTCTACTTGATTTTGCTCTTTCATTAAATAGCACCTCCAAGATAAGAATAGAAGAAAGGTGGGGTTTCCCCCACCTCGTAGCCATTTTATATATTATTTTTGGTAACCACCGCTGAAGCTTTGTTCAGCCATTTGAACTAAGCGTTTAGTGATTTCTCCACCAACGGAACCGTTAGCGCGAGCAGTTGCATCAGGACCAAGTTGAACTCCGAATTCAGAAGCGATTTCGTATTTCATTTGGTCAAGAGCTTGTTGTACACCAGGTACAACTAGTTGGTTTGAACTGTTGTTTGCCATGTGTTTTCACCTCCTTGTGAATATAGAATGTGTCAAAACACATGGCATCATTCATGTTTTAAAAATGGTAATTCTTCACAGCTTCCTACTTTTAAAACAAATCATTGATAATGTTGTCTTCTTCTTTCTTTTTGCCTGTAATTAGCAGTTTCTCCGTACGTTCTACAGCATCGTCTACCATTTTATCGATATCAAAAAAGCTCTCGTAAAAATTGATTTTTTCCTTTTTTGGCTTCGTTTTTGGAGCGGATGGAGTAAAAATGGTACAGCAGTCTTCATAAGGTCTATTGGAAATTTCCAATGTATCAATCTTCCTTGCGATATCCATGATTTCAATTTTGTCCATGGTGATCAATGGCCTGATGATGGGAGTTGAAGTGACCTCATTGATGGTGGACATGCTTTGCAGTGTTTGGCTTGCCACCTGCCCAAGACTCTCCCCGGTGATGATGGCAAGTCCTTGTTCTTTTTCTCGTATTTTATCAGCGATCTTCAACATGAACCTTCTTGTGGAAGTCATGGTGTAGTTTTCAGGCACCTGCTTTTGAATGGCAACTTGAATGTCTGTAAATGGCACGATATGCAGGTTGATGGAGTGCCCAAAGTCTGTAAGTCTTTCTGTCAGTTCGACCACTTTCTGTTTTGCACGTTCACTTGTATAAGGCGGACTGAAGAAATGTACAACCTCCAGTCTAATGCCGCGTTTCATTGCCAAATACCCGGCTACAGGGCTATCAATTCCACCAGAAAGCATGAGTACACCCGTTCCACTTGTTCCAACAGGAAGCCCACCTGCCCCCATGATATCTTTACAGGTAACATAGGTCGCTTCCTCTCGGACTTCGACTCTGACATTGATGTCGGGCTGTTTAACATTGACCGTTAAATCTTCTGTATTACGCAATAGGTGTGACCCGATGGCATGGTTGAGTTCATTTGTATCAAGCTCAAAATTCTTATAGGCGCGCTTAGCCGTGACCTTGAAGGTCTTCCCTTTATAAGGTAACGCCTTAAGAGCAAACAAAGCACCATCCTTCATGCTTTCGATTTCCGTTTTTGTTTTAACAGCCAAACTGAAAGAATGGATGCC is part of the Sutcliffiella sp. FSL R7-0096 genome and harbors:
- a CDS encoding amidohydrolase, yielding MGEIWYGGTIYTMKAEMETVEAVYTENGLIKNIGSRENLFATYPDANKQDIKGAVMYPGFTDSHMHLIGHGEKLLRLDLSTYTSSQDVKEALLKKVQETPEGEWIFGEGWNENNFVDRKIFHRTELDEITSSHPMILSRVCRHAVLVNTRALVLAGVTKATENPPGGVIVKDINGEPTGYLLDQAQELVKKMIPKASENYLYHALKTSIQDCVRLGLVGSHSEDLSYYGSFTKTYGAFQNLIERDGFKYRAHLLVHHEVVDDMHEEGHRYKDSTGYITLGSMKIFADGALGGRTALLSRPYNDAPETSGVAIHTPTQLENLVKKAREYGMTVAVHTIGDLAFEYMLNAIEKHPAPVGERDRLIHAQILTSDLIERAKQLPLILDIQPRFVATDFPWIIERLGEERLNYSYAWKTLLDEGLICAGGSDAPIEPVDPLLGIHAAVTRQTPGDPEKTVYQAEQCLSMYEAIGLFTKGSAQAISEEHKQGVIEKGYYADFTVLDTDLFQARQEDILKANVTMTIIDGTVMYIRED
- a CDS encoding acyl--CoA ligase, which codes for MKREELLAPQKYNLVEEVEKYTNGSEKLALIWESEQGEKEQVTYQELMKAANKIGNTLLSEGLKKGDVVLVMMPRLIDSYQVYLGALKAGIVVIPCSEMLREKDLAYRIEHGDVKGIITYQPFVEQADKLEEVSNLVRFSVGGIAEKGWTNLHEAMEKQSDELEFASTSKDDMAFLSYTSGTTGNPKGVVHTHGWAYAHLRTTSKNWLGIEDNDVVWATASPGWQKWIWSPFLSTLGSGATGFVYHGKFDPNTYLKLLEKYEVNVLCCTPTEYRLMAKVDNLNAYQLPHLHSAVSAGEPLNREVIETFRKHFQVDVRDGYGQTENTLLLGVLKGMEIKSGSMGKPTPGNRVTIINEDAEECAVGEVGDIAVHVETPALFKHYFKDPERTSRQFRGDYYITGDKAKKDEDGYFWFEGRSDDIIISSGYTIGPFEVEDALVKHPLVRECAVVASPDEIRGNVVKAFVVLQDGVDQEEAKLTKLLQEHVKELTAPYKYPRKIEYVTELPKTTSGKIRRIELRQQELAQGAK
- a CDS encoding alpha/beta-type small acid-soluble spore protein — encoded protein: MANNSSNQLVVPGVQQALDQMKYEIASEFGVQLGPDATARANGSVGGEITKRLVQMAEQSFSGGYQK
- the thiI gene encoding tRNA uracil 4-sulfurtransferase ThiI, translating into MNYDHILIRFGELSTKGRNRKQFVQRLSYNILEKIKDFPEISIEKSRDRMFIKLNGEPHEPIIDRLQSIFGIHSFSLAVKTKTEIESMKDGALFALKALPYKGKTFKVTAKRAYKNFELDTNELNHAIGSHLLRNTEDLTVNVKQPDINVRVEVREEATYVTCKDIMGAGGLPVGTSGTGVLMLSGGIDSPVAGYLAMKRGIRLEVVHFFSPPYTSERAKQKVVELTERLTDFGHSINLHIVPFTDIQVAIQKQVPENYTMTSTRRFMLKIADKIREKEQGLAIITGESLGQVASQTLQSMSTINEVTSTPIIRPLITMDKIEIMDIARKIDTLEISNRPYEDCCTIFTPSAPKTKPKKEKINFYESFFDIDKMVDDAVERTEKLLITGKKKEEDNIINDLF